The following are from one region of the Veillonella nakazawae genome:
- a CDS encoding DUF370 domain-containing protein produces the protein MYVHIGDTVSVPIESIITMVHAKGGKSHKSPIHHYKTLEYIAMVPEEQIKTYVVTDDCVYGSGISIKTLMRRIDEFYSIIKR, from the coding sequence ATGTACGTTCATATTGGGGATACCGTTTCCGTGCCTATTGAATCTATCATTACTATGGTGCATGCCAAGGGCGGAAAGTCCCATAAAAGTCCTATTCATCACTATAAAACGCTAGAGTATATCGCCATGGTACCAGAGGAGCAGATCAAGACCTATGTGGTCACAGATGATTGCGTTTATGGATCTGGTATTAGTATTAAGACTTTAATGAGACGAATTGATGAGTTTTATAGTATAATAAAGAGATAA